Proteins encoded in a region of the Macaca mulatta isolate MMU2019108-1 chromosome X, T2T-MMU8v2.0, whole genome shotgun sequence genome:
- the FUNDC1 gene encoding FUN14 domain-containing protein 1 (The RefSeq protein has 3 substitutions compared to this genomic sequence), with product MATRNPPPQEYESDDDSYEVLDLTEYARRHQWWNRVFGHSSGPMVEKYSVATQIVMGGVPGWCAGFLFQKVGKLAATAVGGGFLLRQIASHSGYVQTDWKRVEKDVNKAKRQIKKRANKAAPEINNLIEEATEFIKQNIVISSGFVGGFLLGLAS from the exons ATGGCGACCCGGAACCCCCCTCCCCAAG AATATGAAAGTGATGACGACTCTTATGAAGTGTTGGATTTAACTGAGTATGCAAGAAGACACCAGTGGTGGAATCGAGTGTTTGGCCACAGTTCGGGACCTATGGTAGAAAAATACTCAGTAGCTACCCAGATTGTAATGGGTGGCGTTACTGGCTG GTGTGCAGGATTTCTGTTCCAGAAAGTTGGAAAACTTGCAGCAACTGCAGTAGGTGGtggctttcttcttcttcag ATTGCTAGTCATAGTGGCTATGTGCAGATTGACTGGAAGAGAGTtgaaaaagatgtaaataaagcaaaaagacagATTAAGAAACGAGCGAACAAAGCAGCACCTGAAATCAACAATTTAATTGAAGAA GCAACAGAATTTATCAAGCAGAACATTGTGATATCCAGTGGATTTGTGGGAGGATTTTTGCTCGGACTTGCATCTTAA